Proteins from one Mucilaginibacter jinjuensis genomic window:
- a CDS encoding cupin domain-containing protein yields the protein MERKSFLKSCLAVGAIIATPISLVAKGITKFRVNAGFMVDATKSRTGKAITLFEGDTFLTKVSTADTDGDIYAYESSRVKEGGPAHHVHFAQDEWWYVLQGEFLIKIGETTYHAKVGDSVFGPRMVPHSFAKIGDGEGRLLQFFQPAGKMEEFFAKVSEGALKNKSEAEQDKFREDYGFKRVGPPIKNLKL from the coding sequence ATGGAAAGAAAATCATTTCTCAAATCGTGTCTCGCTGTGGGTGCAATCATTGCAACACCAATTAGTCTTGTTGCCAAAGGCATCACAAAATTCAGGGTAAATGCCGGGTTTATGGTTGATGCTACTAAGAGCCGTACAGGTAAAGCTATTACGCTCTTCGAAGGTGATACTTTTCTCACTAAAGTTTCTACTGCCGATACAGATGGCGATATATATGCCTACGAATCATCACGGGTTAAAGAAGGTGGCCCTGCCCATCACGTACATTTTGCGCAAGACGAATGGTGGTATGTATTACAAGGCGAATTCTTAATCAAAATTGGCGAAACAACCTACCATGCTAAAGTAGGCGACAGTGTATTTGGTCCGCGTATGGTACCTCACAGCTTCGCGAAAATAGGAGACGGTGAAGGCAGGCTGCTACAATTCTTTCAACCCGCCGGCAAGATGGAAGAATTCTTCGCCAAAGTAAGTGAAGGCGCCCTCAAAAATAAAAGCGAGGCCGAACAGGATAAATTCAGGGAAGACTATGGCTTTAAACGGGTTGGGCCACCGATAAAGAATTTGAAGTTGTAG